A window from Burkholderiales bacterium encodes these proteins:
- a CDS encoding Stp1/IreP family PP2C-type Ser/Thr phosphatase: protein MSAFERAFVDLSKALEIATATDPGMVRSHNEDSLAVDATSGYVILADGMGGYNAGEVASGIATAMLGTSLKQILESAEPGSIEPESGETLAVKILREQIAGANASIYQAAKSQPQYAGMGTTLVIGLFYDKHLSVAHLGDSRLYRLRRDEFKQITRDHSLLQEQIDSGMITEEMAKFSLNKNLVTRALGIDPEVEPEIHTYEVEVGDLYLVCSDGLSDMVEDDEIQLTLSSLQANLPLASSQLVQMANDNGGRDNVSVILVRVLRHLPAGADWISRISSWFRLATV from the coding sequence ATGTCGGCGTTTGAAAGGGCGTTCGTGGACCTGAGCAAGGCTCTGGAAATTGCTACCGCGACCGACCCGGGGATGGTGCGGTCGCACAATGAGGACAGTCTCGCGGTGGACGCCACAAGCGGATATGTTATCCTCGCCGACGGCATGGGCGGGTATAATGCCGGTGAAGTGGCAAGCGGCATCGCCACTGCCATGCTCGGCACCAGCTTGAAGCAAATTCTGGAAAGTGCCGAACCCGGCAGTATCGAGCCAGAGAGCGGCGAGACGCTGGCAGTAAAAATATTGAGAGAGCAGATTGCGGGGGCCAACGCGTCGATATATCAGGCGGCGAAGAGTCAGCCGCAATATGCCGGAATGGGGACTACCCTCGTGATCGGATTGTTTTATGATAAACATCTAAGCGTGGCGCATCTCGGCGATTCGCGTCTGTACCGTTTGCGCCGGGATGAATTTAAACAGATTACCCGGGATCACTCGCTGTTGCAGGAACAAATTGACTCCGGCATGATTACCGAGGAAATGGCAAAGTTCTCGCTGAACAAAAATCTAGTGACGCGCGCCTTGGGAATTGACCCCGAAGTCGAGCCCGAGATTCATACGTACGAAGTGGAAGTGGGCGATCTGTACCTGGTTTGCTCTGACGGATTGAGTGATATGGTGGAAGACGACGAAATTCAACTTACGCTTTCAAGCCTGCAAGCCAATTTGCCGCTTGCATCCAGCCAATTGGTGCAAATGGCCAACGATAATGGCGGGCGCGACAACGTATCGGTAATTTTGGTGCGTGTATTACGCCATCTTCCCGCTGGTGCGGACTGGATAAGCCGGATATCATCATGGTTCAGGTTAGCTACGGTGTGA